CCGCGCTTACGGCCGCTCTGGCCGGTGCGCCCGGATCGCTGCTCACTGCCTACGGGCCGGCCCTTCGCCTGGCCCGCTCCGTGCTCGACGTGTCGCAGTACGCCAACCGCGAACTGATCGTGATCAGCGACTTTCAGCGCGGCGACTGGCAGGCGGCGGACTTCGATCAGATGCCGCCCGGAACCGAGATCCGGCCGCTACAGGTGGGTGACGGAGACGAGCCAAACGCGGTGCTGCGGTCCGTCGCTTTGGCTCGGCAGCGCTTCCAAAACCAGGAGCGGGTGCGGGCTACGGCGACCGTGTCGGCCGCGGTGGCTGACGCGGCCAGCGTGGACGTGTCTCTCAACGTGGGCGGAGTGGAGATCGGCCGTGAGAGCGTGGAGCTGGAAGCCGGCGAGGTGAAGAGCCTCGCCTTTCCGCCCTTCACGGTGTCCGCCGCCGGTATGCGGGGCACCGTTAGTCTGACGCCCGATCCGCTGAGCGCGGACGACCAGCTCAACTTCGTGGTCTCACCCAGCCCCAGAGTGTCGGCCCTGATCGTGAGCTCGCGCGGCTCGAGTCTCTACCTGCGGCGTGCGCTGGAGATCTCTGACGACGTGAACATGCGGGTCGATCAGGTCACCGCCTCGCGCCTGTCGGCGGCCGACCTGGCCGGGCGCTCGTTCGCGGTCCTGCACGGCTCGGAGCTGCCCACGGGCGCGGGCCGGAACGCGCTTCAAGGCTTCGTGGAGAGCGGCGGCGGCCTGCTCGTGGCGCTCGGGCCTCGCAGCCGCTGGGGCCCCGAGGACGCGTCATGGCTGGGCGGCACGCCGGGACGCGTCACCGATCCGACGGGCGGCGAGCTCCGTCTGGGCTTCGTGGACTACAGCCATCCGGTGTTCGAGATTTTCGCCGGCGCGCAGAGCGGCGACCTGGCCAGCGGCCGCTTTTTCCGCACGCGGGCGTTCGTGCCTTCGGAAACGGCTGGCGCGACCGGAGCCGCGGCCCGCGCTGGCTCCGCATCAGGCGCGCGAGGCCCGCGGGTGCTGGCCCGCTTTGACGACGGAAGTCCGGCCCTGATCGAGCATCGCTATGGCCGGGGACGGGTGCTTATCTGGACCAGCACGCTGGACGCCACGTGGAACGACGTGGCTCTGCAGCCCGTCTTTCTGCCGCTCGTCCATCAGCTGTCGCGCCATCTGGAGAACCGGCGCGCAGCCTCACCCTGGTTCACGGCAGGTCAGATTATGGATCTGGCCGACGCCGACCTGATCGAGGCTCAGTTTCCGGGCCTGGGCGAAGACGAGAGCCTGACGGACAGGGCCGTGCTGGCACCTGGCGGCGACCAGTTGGACCGATCCGCCGAGCCAGGTTTCCTGGAACTGGCCGAGCAGGGCTTCTATGAGTTTCGGGTGCCGGGGTCGGGTCCGGGCGAAGGCCTGGCCGTGGCGGTCAACGCGAACCGGACAGAGTCCGAGCTGGCCGCCCTGGACGTGGAAGAGTTCGCGGCCTCGCTCAGGGCCGACGAGCGGGACGGCGACCTGTCCGTGGAGCAGGCGGGCATAACGTCCGCTGACCGGGAACAGCGTCAGTCTCTGTGGCGCTATCTACTTATGGGCGCGTTCGTTTTGCTGATCGCGGAAACTGTTATTTCAAACCGGGTGTCACCGAGGGGCGTTAGGGAGGGGTCATGAAGACGACACGCGCATCCAGTTACGGCGAGATTCTGCGCCTTGTAGGCGGTGTCCGCAGGCGCTGGCGCGCCGGCCGAGTGCTACGGGGAGCCGTCATCGTAGGCGCGGTCGCCGGGCTGGCGCTGGCACTGTCGGCCTGGGGGATCACGGCGAGCCGGTTCTCCGAGTCCTCCGTTCTGATCTTCCGCATCCTGAGCTGGGCGATCATCGGTGGCCTGACGCTGTGGCTCATGGTGTGGCCTCTGCTGCGGAAGGTGACGGACGAGCGCGTGGCGCTGTACCTGGCGGAGAACGAGCCCGATGTGGAGGGCGCCGTCCTGACCGCGCTGGAAGCGGGAGCGCCGTCGTCCGCAGCTGCGGCCGGAGATTCAGCCTCCGAAGCCGATTCCAGTCTGGTGGACGGCCTGATCGACTCAGCCGTCCGGCGGGCCAAGGCCGTAGAGTTCGGCCGCCGCATCGACCGGACCGCCATCCGCCGCGCAGGCGGAGCCCTGGCCGGCGTGGCGATCCTCTTGGCCGGCCTGTACGCCATCTCGCCGCTAAGCCTCAGGCAGGGCGCCCTCGCCGTGCTCACCCCGACGCGGGCCGCGGCCGAGCTGAACCCCTTCTCCATAGACGTGCAGCCCGGCGACACGACGATCGTGCGCGGCGCCGACGCCAGCATTCGCGCCAACCTCGTCGGCTTCGAGTCCGCCGATGCCGAGCTGTTCGTGCGCTACGAGTCGGACACCGAGGCTCGGCCTCTGTCCATGATTCCGGCCGACAGCGGCGGCTTCGAGGCCATGCTGCTGGGCCTCGGAGAGGAGGCGGAATACTTCGTCCGCTCCTCCGGCGTGCAGTCGGAGAGCTTCCGGATCGCGGTGGCCGACCTGCCCTTCGTGGACCAGCTGCAGCTCGAGTACCGCTTCCCAGCCTACACGGGCCTGCCGCCCCGCATCGTGGAAGACGGCGGCGACGTGGCTGCCCTGCGCGGCACACGCGTGATTCTGCGCGCCACTTCCACGATCCCCACTCCGGGCGGGGTGGTAGTCGTAGACGGTACCGAGTCCGATCTTACGGTGGCCGAGACGGGCCAGCTTCTGGGCGAGTTCACGGTCGGCGAGCCCGGGTTCTACTGGATCGAACTGCTGCGTGACAGCGGGGAGCGCGTGGAGTCTTCACCGCACTTCACGATCGACGTGCTGGCCGACCTGCCGCCCTCCGTATCGTTCCGGACGCCGGGGCGCGACACCCGCGCCAGCTCCATCGAAGAGGTCTACGTCGAAGCCCACGCCGAGGACGACTACGGCATCCGGACGCTAGACCTCGTCTACTCCGTCAACGGGCAGGACGAAGACACGCTGAGCCTGGTCTCGGGCGGCGCTGCGGGACGTGAAGTCACGGCGGGCCACACATTCTTCCTCGAAGAGCTGGGCCTGGAGACGGGTGACTTCGTCTCCTACTACGCTGTGGCCCGGGACGGGAACCGGATCGACGGCGCCTCGCCTGCCATCAGCGACATGTACTTCGTTCAGGTGCGGCCCTTCAGGCGCGAATTCCGGCAGGCCGAGCAGGGGCCGCCGGGAGGCGGTGGTGGTGGAGGCGGTCCGCAGACAGCCCTGTCGCTGCTTCAGCGCCAGATAATCTCGGCCACCTTCAACCTCAACCGGGACCGGGAGTCATACGAGACGGGTGAGTTTTCCGAGAATGCGGTGACGATCACTCTGAGCCAGGAGCGGCTGCGCGAGCAGGTCGAGCGGCTGCATCAGCAGATGGTGTCGCGCGGCATCGCCGACAGCGATCCCGGCTTCGGGATCATCGCCGAGGCGCTTCCCAAGGCAATGGAAGCCATGGACCGTGCTCTGGAGATCTTGCGGGAGACGCGCGTGCGGGACGCGCTGAGCCCGGAGCAGGAGGCCCTCAAGCATCTGCAGCGGGCTGAGGACGCGTTCGAGGAGATTCAGATCGCGCAGGGCCAGCAGGGCCAGGGCGGAGGCGGGCAGTCGACAGCCGAGGATCTGGCGGACTTGTTCGAACTGGAGTTGGACAAGCTCAAGAATCAGTACGAGACGGTGCAGCGCGGCCAGGAGGAGCAAGCCCAGCAGCAGGTGGACGAGGCGCTGGAGAAGCTGAGGCAGTTGGCGCGCAGGCAGGAGCAGCAGGCCGAACGCCGGCGCCGGGAGGCGGCGCAGCAGCAGGCCGGTGGGGGCGGTGGCGGAGGCGAGCAGCAGCGCGACCTGGCCGAAGAAACCGAGGAAGCAGCGCGGCAGCTGGAGCGGCTGGCCCGTGAACGCCGATCTCCCGAACTGGACCGGGTGGCCGAGCAGATGCGCGAAGCCGCCGAGGCCATGCGGCAGTCAGCCACGCAGTCGGGCGCCGGCGGTGCCGCCGACGCGGGCCGGGCGCTCGAGCGGCTGGATCAGGCGCGTCGCCGCCTGGAACGGGCGCAGTCCGACCGCCTCTCCGCTGACACAGAGAGCGCCCTGGACCGCGCCAGACAGCTGCGCGCTGAGCAGGAGCGCGTGCAAAGAGACGCCGAGTCCGTCGGACCGGGGACCGAGGATGCCGAGACCCGGCGCCGTCTGCAGGAGCGGAAGACCGCCATGGCCGACGAAGCCGAGAGCCTGGAGCAGTCACTCGACAGACTGGCCGCCGACTTTCGCCGCGAGGACCGCGATGCCGCCGAGCGATTGTCTGAAGCCGCGGGTGGGATCCGCAGGGACCGCCTCAAAGAGCGCATTCGATATTCGTCGGGCCTGCTGGGAATCGACACGGCTCAGTCGCGGCTGCAGGAGGAGCAGATCCGCACCGACCTGGAGTCGCTGGAGGAACGTCTGGAGCGCGCCCTGGCGGCGACCGGCGAGGGCTCCGAGGACCGCTCGCAGGAAGCGTTGGACCGGGCCGGCGAACTTCGCGCCGATGCCGAATCTCTGGGCCGCAGGCTGGACCCGAACCGCAACCGCGGCCAGCAGCAAGGCGAGCGCGGCGAGCAGGGCCAGCAGC
This is a stretch of genomic DNA from Gemmatimonadota bacterium. It encodes these proteins:
- a CDS encoding BatA domain-containing protein yields the protein MGLGFLGPAFLLGAVALAIPVLIHLTHKTKRNVVRFPSLMFLEDLPVKVTRKQRVHHWPLLLARLLAFALLALAFARPLFEDSDLGAASGPGPTETVILLDQSYSMGYEGRWDEALAEARDAVSGMRDGDRASLVLFDEGARLAVRSSPDPAALTAALAGAPGSLLTAYGPALRLARSVLDVSQYANRELIVISDFQRGDWQAADFDQMPPGTEIRPLQVGDGDEPNAVLRSVALARQRFQNQERVRATATVSAAVADAASVDVSLNVGGVEIGRESVELEAGEVKSLAFPPFTVSAAGMRGTVSLTPDPLSADDQLNFVVSPSPRVSALIVSSRGSSLYLRRALEISDDVNMRVDQVTASRLSAADLAGRSFAVLHGSELPTGAGRNALQGFVESGGGLLVALGPRSRWGPEDASWLGGTPGRVTDPTGGELRLGFVDYSHPVFEIFAGAQSGDLASGRFFRTRAFVPSETAGATGAAARAGSASGARGPRVLARFDDGSPALIEHRYGRGRVLIWTSTLDATWNDVALQPVFLPLVHQLSRHLENRRAASPWFTAGQIMDLADADLIEAQFPGLGEDESLTDRAVLAPGGDQLDRSAEPGFLELAEQGFYEFRVPGSGPGEGLAVAVNANRTESELAALDVEEFAASLRADERDGDLSVEQAGITSADREQRQSLWRYLLMGAFVLLIAETVISNRVSPRGVREGS
- a CDS encoding DUF4175 family protein; amino-acid sequence: MKTTRASSYGEILRLVGGVRRRWRAGRVLRGAVIVGAVAGLALALSAWGITASRFSESSVLIFRILSWAIIGGLTLWLMVWPLLRKVTDERVALYLAENEPDVEGAVLTALEAGAPSSAAAAGDSASEADSSLVDGLIDSAVRRAKAVEFGRRIDRTAIRRAGGALAGVAILLAGLYAISPLSLRQGALAVLTPTRAAAELNPFSIDVQPGDTTIVRGADASIRANLVGFESADAELFVRYESDTEARPLSMIPADSGGFEAMLLGLGEEAEYFVRSSGVQSESFRIAVADLPFVDQLQLEYRFPAYTGLPPRIVEDGGDVAALRGTRVILRATSTIPTPGGVVVVDGTESDLTVAETGQLLGEFTVGEPGFYWIELLRDSGERVESSPHFTIDVLADLPPSVSFRTPGRDTRASSIEEVYVEAHAEDDYGIRTLDLVYSVNGQDEDTLSLVSGGAAGREVTAGHTFFLEELGLETGDFVSYYAVARDGNRIDGASPAISDMYFVQVRPFRREFRQAEQGPPGGGGGGGGPQTALSLLQRQIISATFNLNRDRESYETGEFSENAVTITLSQERLREQVERLHQQMVSRGIADSDPGFGIIAEALPKAMEAMDRALEILRETRVRDALSPEQEALKHLQRAEDAFEEIQIAQGQQGQGGGGQSTAEDLADLFELELDKLKNQYETVQRGQEEQAQQQVDEALEKLRQLARRQEQQAERRRREAAQQQAGGGGGGGEQQRDLAEETEEAARQLERLARERRSPELDRVAEQMREAAEAMRQSATQSGAGGAADAGRALERLDQARRRLERAQSDRLSADTESALDRARQLRAEQERVQRDAESVGPGTEDAETRRRLQERKTAMADEAESLEQSLDRLAADFRREDRDAAERLSEAAGGIRRDRLKERIRYSSGLLGIDTAQSRLQEEQIRTDLESLEERLERALAATGEGSEDRSQEALDRAGELRADAESLGRRLDPNRNRGQQQGERGEQGQQPGQQGQPGGQPQPGGQAGGEGFAPGAQSGRPGGGRLSPDEARQFRRELGERRADAEALREILEEAGVDASDLDAVIAAMRALDRQRVYNDPDEVARLHEAIVEGLREVEFSLRREILGREPRIFLSGSDEVPEGYREL